A single Symbiobacterium thermophilum IAM 14863 DNA region contains:
- a CDS encoding MetQ/NlpA family ABC transporter substrate-binding protein, protein MKTKLVRILAAVLAIGLLAGCGGKPQNAYQKEPATPAAPETVGQLKIGQIPTIDGLPFWVAASKDYYRQQGVEVELVRFNSAAERDAALASGQIDGTLTDIMGAVSLHDNGTPLQITSINLGATIEEGPFAIVSAPGSGITKPEQLKGADIAIATNTIIHYVTEKLLLENGIALDEVELVSIPQIPLRFENLMSGNVKAATLPEPLLSLAVHKGGTVVLNDAEAKRNYSQSVIVFREDAVKEKAEAIKRFFVAYNMAVIDIDRDPEAYKELLATEANLPPEIKDSWKVITFSPAQAPGRTEVEDVVEWLLEKGYISKRVSYDEIVNTTLYPQGE, encoded by the coding sequence ATGAAGACGAAGCTCGTGCGGATTCTGGCCGCTGTACTGGCAATCGGGCTTTTGGCAGGCTGCGGCGGGAAACCGCAGAACGCGTATCAGAAGGAGCCGGCGACTCCGGCCGCGCCGGAGACTGTGGGACAACTGAAGATCGGGCAGATTCCGACCATCGACGGCCTGCCTTTCTGGGTGGCCGCGAGCAAGGACTACTACCGCCAGCAGGGCGTGGAGGTCGAGCTGGTCAGGTTCAACTCAGCGGCCGAGCGTGACGCCGCGCTGGCCAGCGGGCAGATCGACGGGACGCTCACGGACATCATGGGCGCGGTGTCGCTGCACGACAACGGCACGCCGTTGCAGATCACTTCCATTAACCTGGGCGCCACCATCGAGGAGGGGCCGTTCGCCATCGTGTCCGCGCCCGGATCGGGCATCACCAAGCCCGAGCAGTTGAAGGGCGCCGACATTGCGATCGCCACCAACACGATCATCCACTACGTCACCGAAAAGCTGCTGCTGGAGAACGGGATTGCCCTCGACGAGGTGGAGCTTGTCTCCATCCCGCAGATCCCGCTGCGGTTCGAAAACCTGATGAGCGGCAACGTGAAGGCCGCCACCCTGCCCGAGCCGCTGCTTTCCCTGGCGGTTCACAAGGGCGGCACCGTGGTGCTGAACGACGCCGAGGCCAAGCGCAACTACTCGCAGTCGGTCATCGTGTTCCGGGAGGACGCGGTGAAGGAGAAGGCGGAGGCCATCAAGCGGTTCTTCGTCGCCTACAACATGGCCGTCATCGACATCGACCGCGATCCCGAGGCGTACAAGGAGCTGCTGGCCACCGAGGCCAACCTGCCGCCCGAGATCAAGGACTCCTGGAAGGTGATCACCTTCTCCCCCGCGCAGGCGCCCGGTCGCACCGAGGTGGAGGACGTCGTGGAGTGGCTGCTGGAGAAGGGGTACATCTCCAAGCGGGTCTCCTACGACGAGATCGTGAACACGACGCTCTACCCGCAGGGCGAGTAG
- a CDS encoding NifB/NifX family molybdenum-iron cluster-binding protein — translation MRIAIPLADGDVAPHVGHCRSYLIADVEDGKVVHTEEVANPGHGPGGPPPVFLANQGVNLVLAWGIPQHARELFRRHGVEYIVGCHGEARRVLQDYLAGTLKLTDQGLEGDGCSCH, via the coding sequence ATGCGCATTGCCATACCGCTCGCTGACGGAGACGTGGCGCCGCACGTGGGCCACTGCAGGAGCTATCTCATTGCGGACGTCGAGGACGGAAAGGTTGTGCACACGGAAGAAGTGGCGAACCCTGGCCACGGCCCGGGCGGCCCGCCGCCGGTCTTTCTCGCCAACCAGGGGGTGAACCTGGTCCTGGCGTGGGGCATTCCCCAGCACGCCCGGGAACTGTTCCGCCGCCACGGCGTCGAGTACATCGTCGGCTGCCACGGCGAGGCCCGGCGGGTCCTGCAGGATTATCTCGCGGGCACACTGAAGCTGACGGATCAGGGGCTGGAGGGGGACGGCTGCAGCTGCCACTGA
- a CDS encoding DUF2500 domain-containing protein, translated as MSDPFFGGGAFRLFDIMFVLVPILVIGGFVFVFGSMIYTAVSNIQKPLLTRRARVVAKRVRHSTHHHHHGDHHHHSHHTAYYVTFEFEDGRREEFSVRGDQYGLLVEGDEGTLQSQGTWFKGFYRD; from the coding sequence ATGTCCGATCCGTTCTTCGGCGGCGGGGCCTTTCGGCTGTTCGACATCATGTTCGTACTGGTGCCGATCCTCGTCATCGGCGGCTTTGTGTTCGTCTTTGGGTCCATGATCTACACGGCGGTGAGCAACATCCAGAAGCCCCTCCTCACCCGGCGGGCGCGCGTCGTGGCGAAGCGCGTGCGCCATTCGACACACCACCATCACCACGGCGACCATCACCACCACTCGCACCACACCGCCTATTACGTTACTTTCGAGTTCGAGGACGGCCGCCGGGAGGAGTTCTCGGTGCGGGGCGACCAGTACGGGCTCCTCGTCGAGGGCGACGAGGGCACGCTGCAGTCACAGGGAACCTGGTTCAAGGGGTTCTACCGGGATTAG
- a CDS encoding LamB/YcsF family protein: MGAIRGPVRKIDLNCDMGESFGVYRIGADEEIMPLITSANIACGFHGGDPQVMRRTVRLAREHGVAVGAHPGYRDLVGFWRRPVRCSPDEVYADVLYQIGALAAFCRAEGVALRHVKPHGALYNTAAADAAIAGAVARAVADFDRSLMLYAPPGSALEQAGLAAGLRVIREGFADRGYAADGTLLPRTHPGAVLHEPERAAAQARGMVCSGTVTADTGEEVAVPAETLCVHGDHPSVIQVLRRIRSELEAAGVSVGAPGAD, from the coding sequence GTGGGCGCGATCCGGGGCCCGGTCAGGAAGATCGACCTGAACTGCGACATGGGCGAATCGTTTGGGGTGTACCGAATCGGGGCGGACGAGGAGATCATGCCCCTGATCACCTCGGCCAACATCGCCTGCGGCTTCCACGGAGGCGATCCGCAGGTCATGCGCCGGACCGTACGGCTGGCCCGGGAACACGGGGTGGCCGTGGGGGCTCACCCCGGCTATCGGGATCTGGTCGGCTTCTGGCGACGACCCGTGAGGTGCAGTCCGGACGAGGTGTACGCGGATGTGCTCTACCAGATCGGGGCCCTCGCCGCCTTCTGCCGGGCGGAAGGGGTGGCCCTACGCCACGTGAAGCCGCACGGGGCGCTGTACAACACCGCAGCCGCGGACGCGGCCATCGCGGGGGCCGTCGCCCGCGCTGTGGCGGACTTCGACCGGTCGCTGATGCTCTACGCCCCGCCCGGGTCGGCCCTGGAGCAGGCCGGCCTTGCCGCCGGGCTCCGGGTGATCCGGGAGGGATTCGCGGATCGGGGTTACGCCGCGGACGGGACCTTGTTACCCCGGACGCACCCAGGGGCGGTGCTGCACGAGCCTGAGCGGGCCGCGGCTCAGGCTCGCGGGATGGTGTGTTCGGGCACGGTCACGGCGGACACGGGCGAGGAGGTGGCGGTGCCGGCGGAGACGCTCTGCGTGCACGGGGACCACCCCAGCGTGATCCAGGTGCTGCGGCGCATCCGGTCGGAGCTGGAGGCGGCGGGCGTCTCCGTGGGTGCGCCTGGAGCGGACTGA
- a CDS encoding ABC transporter permease, protein MPRYRWYHYAVALAILALAWEGLAIWLNIWRGVAAFPRLGPAVAAFLEGVKPGGPLVEHFLASAYRVIASTLISLALGVPLGLYLGRSGGPVGSVLVYLTYPVPKVVFLPVIMVVLGIGDESKIFLITLVIFFQILVTVKDAAANVPRGLIRSVQSLGGGEAQIYRHVILPAALPAIFTALRLSTGTAVAVLFFAETYATRRGLGSYVWDAWSMHAYSKMFAGVMAMALMGFGFYVVLDIAERYLCPWAEKQR, encoded by the coding sequence GTGCCTAGGTACCGCTGGTATCATTACGCCGTCGCCCTGGCCATCCTCGCCCTGGCTTGGGAAGGGCTGGCCATCTGGCTCAACATCTGGCGGGGCGTCGCCGCCTTCCCCCGGCTGGGCCCGGCCGTGGCCGCCTTCCTCGAAGGGGTGAAGCCCGGCGGGCCGCTGGTGGAGCACTTCCTCGCCTCCGCTTACCGGGTCATCGCCTCGACCCTGATCTCCCTGGCCCTCGGGGTACCTCTCGGGCTCTACCTGGGCCGCTCGGGAGGCCCGGTGGGATCGGTGCTGGTCTACCTGACCTACCCGGTGCCCAAGGTGGTCTTCCTGCCGGTGATCATGGTCGTGCTGGGGATCGGCGACGAGTCCAAGATCTTCCTGATCACGCTGGTCATCTTCTTCCAGATCCTCGTCACCGTGAAGGACGCCGCTGCGAACGTCCCCCGCGGGCTGATCCGGTCGGTCCAGTCCCTCGGCGGCGGGGAGGCGCAGATCTACCGCCATGTCATCCTGCCGGCGGCGCTGCCCGCCATCTTCACGGCGCTGCGGCTGAGCACGGGCACCGCCGTGGCCGTCCTGTTCTTTGCCGAGACCTACGCCACCCGCCGGGGGTTGGGGTCGTACGTGTGGGACGCCTGGTCGATGCACGCGTACAGCAAGATGTTCGCCGGGGTCATGGCGATGGCGCTGATGGGATTCGGCTTCTACGTGGTGCTGGACATCGCCGAGCGGTACCTGTGCCCCTGGGCCGAGAAGCAGCGGTGA
- a CDS encoding T3SS (YopN, CesT) and YbjN peptide-binding chaperone 1, translating into MNKAEMYYEYLKEEGYVPRYDSDGDIVFKVEGLTYLLFASEDDEPFFRLCLPNIWKVESAAERERALAAACRVNAEIKVVKLHLVEDNVWASVEMLIDPPEGFKPVFDRALKIVRLGAERFVSYMNTPVQ; encoded by the coding sequence GTGAACAAAGCGGAGATGTACTACGAGTACCTGAAGGAAGAGGGGTACGTGCCGCGTTACGACAGCGACGGCGACATCGTGTTCAAGGTCGAGGGGCTGACCTACCTGCTCTTCGCTTCTGAGGATGATGAACCGTTTTTCCGGCTGTGTCTGCCGAACATCTGGAAGGTCGAGAGCGCGGCTGAGCGTGAGCGGGCCCTGGCAGCCGCCTGTCGGGTGAATGCGGAGATCAAAGTGGTGAAGCTTCACCTGGTGGAGGACAACGTATGGGCTTCGGTGGAAATGCTCATCGATCCCCCCGAAGGGTTCAAGCCCGTGTTTGACCGGGCGCTGAAAATTGTCCGCCTGGGTGCGGAACGTTTCGTGTCGTACATGAACACGCCGGTGCAGTGA
- a CDS encoding ABC transporter ATP-binding protein yields MIKARKVSYAYGETVALRDVSFDLPRGQTLAVVGPSGCGKTTLLGLIAGLLPITAGELLVDGAPVQPRRPGTALILQDYGLLPWKTVRENAALGLRIRRLPVDAADQALREVGIADLARRWPHQLSGGQQQRVAIARALALGPDLLLMDEPFSALDALTREEMQDLLLAIWRKRQTSLVLVTHSITEAVYLGQQILVLSRRPGRVVDLFANPAVGDRRADAFHSMVNRVRDALEKGVNGGA; encoded by the coding sequence ATGATCAAAGCACGGAAAGTGAGTTATGCTTATGGGGAGACGGTCGCGCTACGCGACGTCTCCTTTGACCTGCCTCGGGGCCAAACGCTGGCGGTGGTGGGGCCGTCCGGCTGCGGCAAGACCACCCTCCTCGGCCTGATCGCCGGACTGCTGCCCATCACCGCCGGCGAGCTGCTGGTCGACGGCGCGCCGGTGCAGCCCCGGAGGCCGGGAACCGCGCTGATCTTGCAGGATTACGGCCTGCTTCCCTGGAAAACCGTTCGTGAGAATGCTGCCCTCGGCCTGCGCATCCGCCGGCTTCCGGTGGACGCGGCCGACCAGGCCCTGCGCGAGGTGGGCATCGCCGACCTGGCCAGGCGCTGGCCGCACCAGCTCTCGGGCGGCCAGCAGCAGCGGGTGGCGATCGCCCGCGCGCTCGCCCTGGGGCCGGACCTCCTGCTCATGGACGAGCCTTTCTCCGCTCTGGACGCCCTCACGCGGGAGGAGATGCAGGACCTGCTGCTGGCGATCTGGCGCAAGCGCCAGACCAGTCTGGTGCTCGTGACCCACTCCATCACCGAGGCGGTCTACCTGGGCCAGCAGATCCTGGTGCTCTCGCGGCGTCCCGGTCGCGTGGTGGACCTGTTCGCAAACCCCGCCGTGGGTGACCGGCGGGCCGACGCGTTCCACAGCATGGTCAACCGCGTGCGCGACGCCCTGGAGAAGGGGGTGAACGGCGGTGCCTAG